The following proteins are co-located in the Paralichthys olivaceus isolate ysfri-2021 chromosome 10, ASM2471397v2, whole genome shotgun sequence genome:
- the ackr3a gene encoding atypical chemokine receptor 3a: MSLSTSELEDLWESLGELNFSETFSNISSVDAMVCATAFNRSALLYSMCVLYTFIFIIGLAANALVLWVNIRAQRDSTPRHETHMYIAHLAVADLCVCATLPVWVSSLAQHGHWPFGEVACKLTHLLFSVNLFSSIFFLACMSVDRYLTVAQHGENAGGVRRKLIRSGACVGVWLLALVASLPDTYFLRTVKSTHGDTMLCRPVYPEENPREWMVGVQLSFILLGFALPFPVIAVFYALLARALARSSTSSSSSAVEQERRVSRRVILAYIVVFLGCWGPYHAVLLADALSQLGLVPLTCGLENVIYVALHLTQCLSLLHCCFNPILYNFINRNYRYDLMKAFIFKYSTRTGLARLIEAPNMSETEYSAVAVENPPQI, from the coding sequence ATGAGTCTGAGCACCAGCGAACTGGAGGACCTGTGGGAGTCGTTGGGCGAACTCAACTTCTCAGAAACCTTCAGCAACATATCAAGTGTGGATGCAATGGTGTGTGCCACAGCGTTCAACCGCAGCGCTCTGCTCTACTCCATGTGTGTCCTGTACactttcatcttcatcatcggGTTGGCCGCCAACGCTCTGGTCCTCTGGGTCAACATCCGAGCGCAAAGAGACTCCACCCCTCGCCACGAGACTCACATGTACATCGCTCACCTGGCAGTGGCGgatctgtgcgtgtgtgccaCTCTGCCCGTGTGGGTGAGCTCTCTGGCCCAGCACGGCCACTGGCCCTTCGGGGAGGTGGCGTGTAAACTCACGCACCTGCTGTTCTCCGTCAACCTCTTCAGCAGCATCTTCTTCCTGGCCTGCATGAGCGTGGACCGCTACCTGACCGTGGCACAGCACGGAGAGAACGCAGGAGGTGTGCGCAGGAAGCTGATCCGCAGTGGAGCGTGTGTAGGGGTGTGGCTTCTGGCTCTGGTGGCTTCCTTGCCGGACACCTACTTCCTGCGCACTGTGAAGTCGACACATGGGGACACCATGCTCTGCAGGCCCGTGTACCCGGAGGAAAACCCCAGGGAGTGGATGGTGGGAGTGCAGCTGAGCTTCATTCTTCTGGGCTTCGCTCTCCCCTTTCCTGTCATTGCAGTGTTTTACGCCCTGCTAGCCAGAGCTCTCGCCCGCTCCTCGACTTCTTCATCATCGTCCGCGGTAGAGCAGGAGCGCCGCGTGAGCCGAAGGGTGATCCTGGCCTACATCGTTGTTTTCCTGGGCTGCTGGGGGCCCTACCACGCTGTCCTCCTCGCTGACGCCCTGTCCCAGCTGGGCCTAGTGCCTCTGACCTGTGGCCTGGAGAATGTGATTTACGTGGCCTTGCACCTCACCCAGTGCCTGTCCCTGCTCCACTGCTGCTTCAACCCCATTCTCTATAACTTTATCAACAGAAACTACCGCTATGACCTCATGAAGGCCTTCATCTTTAAATACTCCACGAGGACGGGCTTAGCGCGTCTCATCGAGGCTCCCAACATGTCTGAGACTGAGTACTCTGCCGTCGCTGTAGAAAACCCTCCACAGATCTGA